One Euphorbia lathyris chromosome 1, ddEupLath1.1, whole genome shotgun sequence DNA segment encodes these proteins:
- the LOC136210508 gene encoding uncharacterized protein isoform X1 yields the protein MDYDDNDFQSQNLQLAGESSNKFPPVLRPYALPKFDFDDNLHGSLRFDSLVETEVFLGIESNEDSQWIEDFSRGSGGIQFSSSAAESCSIPLRNNVWSEATSSESVEMLLKSVGQEELILAQTHTKESDACDELGCIIKQMEPNLKQISNIATRVEDFRDLHPALLPVQFPGKAGLDDNGVGQQSQIEDISQSGGDTPVDQGLGDLTAIRVEVRLPISGRGPFIDKCDSINEMKVDNAVNESLDNRIHESSASGTDVDNVVAAVQNIIQGVDGMDNKDASDNVIETADKEVDISGTYKCQHHEKGDVSEGVQMHVHVPNAEIFGSGPHLDNPLSLFSMESIEEKSAIESNLCSMGEPDVIPKEDSGIEMCHQSSVDTHEASLVVSRVDSADNRHEVQMHVHVPNAEILGSGPSHLDNSLSLSSMESIEEKSAIESNFCSMGEPDVIPKEDSRIEMCHQSSVETHEASLVVSRVDSADNRHEVQMHVHVPNAEIFGSGPSHLDNPLSLSPMDSIEEKSAIESKICSMGEPDVIPKEDTGIEMCHQSSVDTQETSLVVSRVDSADNRHGVEDFNGSHLDKDIVTKTVPSPLPIEDNKGSEDKVDEKFISFGAVNCSSSELCGETNTEGHVASSMMAENIQTCVKDVSGPLDVTDVDKHVSDEQKKSIELPSIDSDIDGINYESVRTSSFAEGSRGELVVSKSESDSTDGDESAPYIIFKIANFVPCDAANGVSMPSENDSNKGTVCEHKVEASPLTTVFTCSDTEKKVAAKSSAEASIIDHKTTPEVTTGADSVSDFRKGSAVVAEQMVGKSADQLALDACDAENQIESHSVVTEKVSEECIKDKDVTLPMRDSTAGKRESIEEQSKGKRNDENEKEHVNVSDPAVDVEMSGPVPSTMMESLHDTGRKVQEEVVMASEDLRVEQIAVPSTNVELEGTAVLDKPASDSPTIIRSQSSYDERNNEGIKALSNQSCLVSVDKVQSASPHLHKTDPSKDDGSFSFEVTPMADMPRKNSRKRHASSSVEASIASAIVDASTPSGLGQLDPKVALDLSHGSPKVSDVAVVLSGSKGNTERKTRRASGKATAKDTAKKRNSASTASGKLDRGDKMTGVSPSSSGVSQLVQSNEVQRIGNLDSNSLKPFVLATSTAGLPDLNSSVSPAAVFHQPFSDLQQVQLRAQIFVYGALIQGTAPDEAYMISAFGGPDGGRNIWENSWRSCIERLHGHKSHLLTPETPLQSRAGARAPEQSIKHGPLQSKVVPSPIGRGSSKGSPTIASPIVPFSSPLWTIPTPGDTLQPSSMPRGPVMDYQRALSPLHPHQTPGIRNFVGHSSSWLSQAPYGTPWVASPQNSTLDTSGRFSVQFPVTEALQSTPVKETSVHHSSAMKPVCPPAQNTASTSVFAGTSSMLNAKMATASGSQPSIGPKPRKRKKNSISDNTAQNVLLSQPQTESVIASVVASSLSTPVAFVSKGPAEKLITSTTPIPADLWKADQTSEQKAILSEETLGKVEDAKIQAEDAAASAASAVSHSQQVWDRLEKQKNAGLLPDVETKLASAAVAIAAAAAVAKAAAAAAKVASNAALQAKLMAEEAVASGNHTNFSQMNVMSFHDGMKNLGKATPASILKGDDGTSSSSSFLVAAREATKKRVEAASAATKRAENMDAIVKAAELAAEAVSQAGKIVAMGDPMPLRELVAAGPEGYWKAVTPEMIWRSNGTDRENKNINCGREGPNTLMRQLKEVPSEKKENHIASLGKPPAPRERYSEDQERLVEGLSGSGVIMMKEAKVQKGRKASDSAKAVGVVPESGNGSRSSIVPNEPEKEETSKENNMKEHSLVEVYKDGNGLKAAWYPAKVMSFKDGKAFVEYTELALGEGSEKLKEWVPHEGNGGEAPKIRVARPTTIMQFEGTRKRRRSAMVDHVWSLGDRVDAWIEDSWREGVVTEKNKKDESLLTVAFPARGEILVLPASQLHPSRVWKDGEWVDWSSSGDKNTPSHGGDTPKEKRPRVRSPVAEARGKDKASRSVDAVESDKSDDPTLLALSTDEKLFNIGKSSRDEQRTDTTRMPRTGLQKEGSRVIFGVPKPGKKRKFMDVSKHYVGDRSGQMSEANDSLKFTKYLMPQGPGRSWKSSKSETNEKRPAISKPKTLKSGKPQNVSGRTIPHKDNLSNAVVSVADSSAVSKDSVNQTENTSEKQNTTAFQSYSASGGAPEGPVVFSARAPQSGTVSSKRMHTTNAKPERVSKGRLAPASTRLEKIEESKTSNGNSSARSTSDSIEPRRSNRRIQPTSRLLEGLQSSLMVSKIPSISHDKSQKSRNASRGNNQG from the exons ATGGATTATGATGACAATGATTTTCAAAGCCAAAATCTTCAATTAGCTGGTGAAAGTAGCAATAAGTTTCCACCTGTTCTACGGCCATATGCTCTTCCAAAGTTTGATTTTGATGACAATCTTCATGGATCTTTAAGGTTTGATAGTTTGGTTGAAACTGAGGTTTTTCTTGGCATTGAAAGTAACGAAGATAGCCAGTGGATCGAAGATTTCTCCCGAGGTAGTGGTGGGATACAGTTCAGTTCGAGTGCTGCAGAGTCTTGCTCTATTCCACTGCGCAACAATGTCTGGTCTGAGGCTACTTCCTCAGAATCTGTTGAAATGTTATTAAAATCTGTTGGCCAGGAAGAACTTATTCTTGCACAAACGCATACTAAGGAGTCAGATGCCTGTGATGAACTGGGTTGCATAATAAAGCAAATGGAGCCCAACTTGAAACAAATTAGTAATATAGCAACTAGAGTGGAAGATTTTAGAGATTTACATCCTGCATTGCTGCCAGTTCAATTTCCAGGGAAAGCTGGATTAGATGATAATGGTGTTGGGCAGCAGTCTCAGATTGAGGATATTTCACAGTCTGGAGGTGATACACCTGTTGATCAAGGTTTAGGTGACCTAACTGCTATTCGTGTAGAGGTCAGATTACCCATTTCTGGAAGGGGTCCTTTTATTGATAAATGCGATAGCATTAATGAAATGAAAGTAGATAATGCTGTAAATGAATCTTTAGACAACAGGATACATGAAAGTTCTGCTTCAGGGACAGATGTTGATAATGTAGTTGCTGCTGTGCAGAACATCATTCAAGGTGTTGATGGAATGGACAATAAAGATGCCTCAGATAATGTAATAGAGACTGCTGATAAAGAGGTAGACATTTCAGGAACATATAAATGTCAGCATCATGAGAAAGGAGATGTCAGTGAGGGGGTTCAAATGCATGTTCATGTTCCGAATGCAGAGATCTTTGGAAGTGGTCCTCATTTGGACAACCCTCTCTCTCTATTCTCAATGGAATCTATTGAAGAAAAAAGTGCAATTGAATCTAACTTGTGCAGTATGGGGGAACCAGATGTAATCCCAAAGGAGGACTCTGGCATAGAGATGTGCCATCAGTCCTCAGTAGATACACATGAGGCATCTTTGGTGGTTAGTAGAGTTGATTCTGCTGATAATAGGCATGAAGTTCAAATGCATGTTCATGTTCCGAATGCAGAGATCCTTGGAAGTGGTCCTTCTCATTTGgacaactctctctctctatcctCAATGGAATCTATTGAAGAAAAAAGTGCAATTGAATCTAACTTTTGCAGTATGGGGGAACCAGATGTAATTCCGAAGGAGGACTCTCGCATAGAGATGTGTCATCAGTCCTCAGTAGAAACACATGAGGCTTCTTTGGTGGTTAGTAGAGTTGATTCTGCTGATAACAGGCATGAAGTTCAAATGCATGTTCATGTTCCTAATGCAGAGATCTTTGGAAGTGGTCCTTCTCATTTGGACAACCCTCTCTCTCTATCCCCAATGGATTCTATTGAAGAAAAAAGTGCAATTGAATCTAAAATTTGCAGTATGGGGGAACCAGATGTAATTCCGAAGGAGGACACTGGCATAGAGATGTGTCATCAGTCCTCAGTAGATACACAAGAGACATCTTTGGTGGTTAGTAGAGTTGATTCTGCTGATAATAGGCATGGAGTTGAGGATTTTAATGGGTCCCATTTGGACAAGGACATAGTGACTAAGACTGTACCATCTCCATTGCCTATAGAAGATAATAAAGGTTCTGAGGATAAAGTCGATGAGAAGTTCATCAGCTTTGGAGCTGTTAATTGTTCCTCATCTGAATTATGTGGAGAGACTAATACTGAGGGCCATGTTGCATCATCCATGATGGCTGAGAACATTCAAACGTGTGTAAAAGATGTATCTGGACCGCTTGATGTAACAGATGTTGATAAACATGTTTCTGATGAGCAAAAAAAGAGTATAGAGTTGCCTTCTATTGATAGTGATATTGATGGAATCAACTATGAAAGTGTTCGTACCTCTTCTTTTGCTGAAGGTAGCAGAGGAGAGCTGGTAGTTTCAAAATCTGAATCAGATTCTACTGATGGAGATGAATCAG CTCCATATATTATCTTCAAGATAGCTAATTTTGTACCCTGTGATGCAGCAAATGGTGTTTCAATGCCTTCTGAGAATGATAGTAACAAAGGTACTGTTTGTGAGCACAAGGTTGAAGCGTCACCTTTGACTACAGTATTTACTTGTTCAGATACAGAGAAAAAGGTTGCTGCTAAGAGTTCTGCAGAAGCCAGCATAATTGATCATAAAACTACTCCCGAAGTGACAACTGGAGCAGATTctgtttctgattttaggaaaGGTTCTGCTGTTGTTGCTGAACAGATGGTGGGCAAGTCAGCTGATCAGTTAGCATTAGATGCCTGTGATGCAGAGAATCAAATTGAATCTCATTCAGTAGTAACTGAGAAAGTCAGCGAGGAATGCATCAAAGATAAAGATGTGACCCTACCTATGCGGGATTCAACTGCAGGCAAGCGAGAAAGTATTGAAGAACAAAGTAAAGGGAAAAGAAATGATGAAAATGAAAAGGAACATGTAAATGTTTCAG ATCCAGCTGTTGATGTTGAGATGTCTGGACCTGTGCCTTCAACCATGATGGAATCGTTACATGATACTGGTCGTAAGGTTCAGGAGGAAGTTGTCATGGCTTCTGAAGATCTAAGAGTTGAGCAGATTGCTGTTCCAAGTACTAATG TGGAACTGGAAGGTACTGCTGTTCTTGACAAGCCAGCTAGTGATTCCCCTACGATCATTAGAAGTCAGTCTTCTTATGATGAAAGGAATAACGAGGGAATTAAAGCATTATCGAATCAGAGCTGTTTAGTTTCTGTAGACAAAGTGCAGTCAGCTTCACCGCATCTGCATAAAACTGATCCGTCTAAGGATGATGGCAGTTTCAGTTTTGAGGTCACCCCAATGGCGGATATGCCTCGAAAAAATTCCAGGAAAAGGCATGCCTCCTCAAGTGTAGAAGCTAGCATAGCATCGGCG ATTGTGGATGCATCTACTCCAAGTGGATTAGGCCAATTAGACCCTAAGGTTGCTCTAGATCTTTCTCATGGAAGTCCAAAGGTTTCTGATGTAGCTGTTGTGCTTAGTGGCTCTAAAGGTAATACTGAGCGTAAAACAAGACGAGCATCAGGTAAAGCAACAGCAAAGGACACTGCTAAAAAGAGGAACTCTGCTAGTACAGCTTCTGGTAAATTAGATAGAGGGGACAAAATGACGGGTGTTTCCCCGAGTTCATCTGGTGTTTCTCAACTTGTGCAATCCAATGAGGTTCAACGCATTGGGAATTTGGATTCAAATAGTCTGAAACCTTTTGTGCTTGCAACATCAACTGCTGGTCTGCCGGACTTGAATTCTTCAGTTTCTCCAGCTGCAGTATTTCATCAACCTTTCTCAGATTTACAACAAGTGCAACTGCGTGCCCAGATTTTTGTTTATGGAGCTTTGAT TCAAGGAACAGCGCCGGATGAAGCATATATGATATCTGCATTTGGAGGACCAG ATGGTGGTAGAAACATTTGGGAGAATTCTTGGCGCTCATGTATAGAAAGGCTTCATGGTCATAAATCTCATCTCCTTACCCCTGAGACCCCTCTTCAATCTCGCGCAG GTGCTAGAGCTCCTGAGCAATCTATTAAACATGGTCCACTTCAGAGTAAAGTAGTCCCCTCACCTATTGGACGAGGAAGTAGCAAGGGTAGTCCTACAATCGCGAGCCCTATTGTGCCCTTCTCTTCACCACTTTGGACTATACCTACTCCTGGGGATACTTTGCAACCAAGTAGCATGCCCAGGGGTCCAGTTATGGATTATCAACGGGCACTTTCTCCTTTGCATCCTCATCAAACTCCAGGTATCAGGAATTTTGTCGGGCATAGCTCCTCTTGGCTTTCTCAGGCTCCCTATGGCACTCCTTGGGTGGCTTCTCCTCAGAATTCTACACTTGATACAAGTGGTCGTTTTTCTGTGCAATTTCCTGTAACAGAAGCTCTCCAATCGACACCTGTTAAAGAAACATCTGTACATCATTCCTCTGCTATGAAGCCTGTTTGTCCTCCAGCTCAGAATACAGCTTCTACTAGTGTTTTTGCTGGAACTTCCTCTATGCTTAATGCAAAAATGGCAACAGCATCAGGAAGTCAACCTTCTATCGGTCCAAAGCCtagaaagagaaaaaagaacTCAATTTCTGATAATACTGCACAGAATGTCTTGTTATCGCAACCTCAAACAGAATCTGTTATTGCTTCTGTTGTTGCAAGTTCTCTTTCTACTCCTGTTGCTTTTGTTTCTAAAGGACCAGCTGAAAAACTCATTACATCTACAACTCCTATTCCTGCTGATTTGTGGAAAGCGGACCAGACTTCAGAACAGAAGGCTATATTATCAGAGGAGACCCTTGGTAAGGTTGAGGATGCTAAGATTCAAGCAGAAGATGCGGCAGCTTCTGCAGCTTCTGCTGTTAGTCATAGCCAACAAGTATGGGATCGGTTGGAAAAGCAAAAAAATGCTGGGTTGTTACCAGATGTAGAAACCAAATTGGCTTCTGCAGCTGTTGCCATAGCTGCTGCGGCTGCTGTTGCTAAGGCTGCCGCCGCTGCTGCGAAGGTTGCATCAAATGCAGCATTGCAAGCTAAATTAATGGCTGAAGAAGCAGTTGCTTCTGGTAATCATACCAACTTTAGTCAAATGAATGTCATGTCTTTTCATGATGGCATGAAAAATTTGGGAAAGGCGACTCCTGCATCCATCTTGAAGGGTGATGATGGAACAAGTAGTTCAAGTTCATTTCTTGTTGCTGCAAGGGAGGCTACTAAAAAGAGGGTTGAAGCAGCTTCAGCTGCGACAAAACGAGCTGAAAATATGGATGCTATTGTGAAAGCTGCTGAATTGGCTGCTGAAGCAGTGTCCCAAGCTGGGAAAATAGTGGCTATGGGTGATCCTATGCCATTGAGGGAGCTAGTAGCAGCTGGTCCAGAGGGTTACTGGAAAGCTGTAACACCTGAGATGATTTGGAGATCAAATGGCACTGATAGGGAAAACAAGAATATAAATTGTGGTAGAGAGGGTCCTAATACTTTGATGAGGCAGTTAAAAGAGGTTCCATCAGAGAAGAAAGAGAATCACATTGCTAGCCTTGGAAAGCCCCCTGCACCTAGAGAGAGGTACAGTGAGGACCAGGAAAGGTTGGTAGAAGGTTTGTCAGGATCTGGTGTAATCATGATGAAGGAAGCAAAGGTGCAAAAGGGACGCAAGGCTTCTGATTCAGCCAAAGCCGTTGGAGTGGTTCCAGAGTCCGGGAATGGATCTAGATCTTCCATTGTTCCGAATGAACCTGAGAAGGAAGAAACTTCAAAGGAGAATAACATGAAAGAGCATTCCCTTGTTGAG GTTTACAAAGATGGGAATGGATTGAAAGCAGCCTGGTACCCCGCCAAGGTGATGAGCTTCAAGGACGGGAAGGCTTTTGTGGAGTACACTGAGCTTGCATTGGGTGAAG GCTCAGAAAAGCTGAAGGAGTGGGTGCCCCATGAAGGTAATGGAGGTGAAGCGCCCAAAATACGCGTTGCCCGCCCTACTACTATCATGCAATTTGAAGGGAcaaggaagaggaggagatctGCCATGGTGGACCATGTATGGTCCCTTGGTGATAGAGTCGACGCATGGATAGAGGATAG CTGGAGAGAAGGAGTGGTAACtgaaaagaacaagaaagatgaGTCACTTCTAACTGTTGCTTTTCCAG CTCGAGGAGAAATATTAGTACTTCCAGCTTCACAGCTTCATCCTTCTCGTGTATGGAAAGATGGGGAATGGGTTGATTGGTCCAGTTCAGGAGACAAGAATACCCCTTCTCACGGG GGTGATACCCCGAAAGAGAAGAGACCAAGAGTGCGAAGCCCTGTAGCAGAGGCCAGAGGAAAGGATAAGGCTTCAAGAAGTGTAGATGCTGTTGAATCTGATAAATCAGATGATCCAACATTACTGGCGTTATCTACCGATGAAAAACTATTCAATATTGGCAAGAGCAGCAGAGATGAGCAACGGACTGATACAACGAGAATGCCACGGACTGGTTTGCAGAAGGAAGGATCTCGAGTGATCTTTGGTGTACCAAAGCctggaaagaaaaggaaattCATGGATGTTAGCAAGCATTATGTTGGAGATCGAAGTGGTCAAATGAGTGAAGCAAATGATTCACTCAAATTCACAAAATATTTAATGCCACAAGGACCGGGCCGGTCATGGAAAAGTTCTAAATCTGAAACAAATGAAAAACGACCAGCCATATCAAAGCCCAAGACTCTTAAATCTGGAAAACCACAGAATGTTTCAGGTAGAACAATTCCTCATAAGGACAATCTATCAAATGCAGTAGTTTCTGTTGCTGACAGCAGTGCTGTTTCAAAGGATTCTGTAAACCAAACCGAAAACACTTCAGAAAAGCAGAATACGACGGCCTTTCAATCATATTCGGCTTCTGGTGGAGCACCAGAGGGTCCAGTCGTATTCTCTGCACGCGCTCCACAATCAGGTACAGTTTCCTCGAAGAGGATGCACACAACAAATGCCAAACCCGAACGGGTAAGTAAAGGAAGACTTGCTCCTGCTTCTACAAGGTTGGAAAAAATCGAAGAGAGCAAGACTTCGAATGGTAATTCTTCTGCAAGATCAACTAGTGATTCTATCGAGCCACGAAGGTCTAATCGCAGAATTCAGCCGACATCAAGA CTTTTAGAAGGGTTACAAAGCTCCTTGATGGTCTCTAAAATTCCGTCGATTTCACATGACAAAAGCCAAAAAAGTAGGAATGCTTCGAGAG GGAATAACCAAGGTTGA